The nucleotide window GTTGTCAGTGACAATCACATCGAACTGCTTCGGTGCGCGCACCAGTTGCATGGCCGCGTTATCGACGTACATGTGGCTCAGTTCGACGTCCGGGTAATCCTTGGCCACCTGCTCGACCACTTCGCGCCACAGTTGGCTGGATGCCAGCACGTTGGCCTTGTCCACCGAGCACAGCTTCTTGCCACGCACGCGGGCCATGTCGAAGCCGACCCGGGCGATACGGCGGATTTCGCTCTCGCTGTACGGCAGGGTGTCGTAGGCCTGACGCTCGCCATTATCCAACTCACGGGTACCGCGCGGGGCACCGAAGTAGATACCGCCGGTCAGTTCACGGACGATGAGGATGTCCAGGCCGGAAACGATTTCCGGCTTCAGGCTCGAGGCGTCGGCCAGTTGCGGATAGAGGATCGCCGGACGCAGGTTGCCGAACAGGCCCAGTTGGGCGCGAATCTTCAGCAGGCCGCGCTCGGGGCGGATGTCGCGCTCGATCTTGTCCCATTTCGGGCCACCCACGGCCCCCAGCAGCACGGCATCGGCTGCACGGGCACGGTCCAGGGTCTCATCGGCCAGGGGCACGCCGTGCTTGTCGATGGCCG belongs to Pseudomonas sp. B21-028 and includes:
- the leuB gene encoding 3-isopropylmalate dehydrogenase, whose protein sequence is MSKQILILPGDGIGPEIMAEAVKVLELANDKYGLGFELSHDVIGGAAIDKHGVPLADETLDRARAADAVLLGAVGGPKWDKIERDIRPERGLLKIRAQLGLFGNLRPAILYPQLADASSLKPEIVSGLDILIVRELTGGIYFGAPRGTRELDNGERQAYDTLPYSESEIRRIARVGFDMARVRGKKLCSVDKANVLASSQLWREVVEQVAKDYPDVELSHMYVDNAAMQLVRAPKQFDVIVTDNMFGDILSDEASMLTGSIGMLPSASLDANNKGMYEPCHGSAPDIAGQGIANPLATILSVSMMLRYSFNLTDAADAIEKAVSVVLDQGLRTGDIWSAGCTKVGTQQMGDAVVAALRNL